A stretch of the Gemmatimonas aurantiaca genome encodes the following:
- a CDS encoding vitamin B12-dependent ribonucleotide reductase, protein MPFSATPPEGLVTLSANARTVLEKRYLVKDKAGKPVEKPEDMFWRVATVVAEADRRYGASDGAVQAIAEEFYFLMTQRRFEPNSPTLMNAGRPLGQLSACFVLPVDDALSNGQSGIYDTLRSMALIHQSGGGTGFSFSRLRSRGSMVRSTTGVASGPVSFMQLYDASTDAVKQGGTRRGANMGILRVDHPDVMEFITCKEDLTKITNFNISVGITTKFMEAVKADTDYDLVDPVSQKVTGQLRARDVWDKMILGAWRTGEPGVFFIDEANRYNPVPHLGSYEATNPCGEQPLLPYDVCNLGSINVGHYVSNGVVDWEAMRRDIALSTHFLDNIIDVNKYPLPEIDALSKRIRRIGLGVMGFADMLVRLGIPYDSPEGVEMGRKVMEFLDVEGKKESERLARERGAFPEWAQSIWGPDETCARDANGQRIRPMQLLRNCNVTTVAPTGTISIIAGCSSGLEPLFAVAFMRNQAGVMMPDVNEDFVAIAKAEGWYSDELMERIAKTGSVQHAEVPAKWQAVFNTANNISPEYHIRMQAAYQQHCDSAISKTTNFGFAATVDDVRAIYEMAYDMKCKGVTVYRDGSRDNQVLSTGATQDAAAKREDAKAAVSGEAPKADAKAEVALKREIGELQGTIAELQNELDRTRKQLFSAEAENASRRGKRARPDVMRGTTIRKETPLGTMFVNITEDEKGQPFEVFLSLGKAGGSAMADAEAIGRLVSLALRSGISVQEIHRQLRGISSDRAVGLGPNKVLSMPDAIGIALETWLREKQGVQQDLLNGGAASVVSGPVNSLQPPVPTPAAGVPITRPPHAAEQVQPQIEFGGVGGEVFMGTCPDCGSQLEFAEGCVKCHVCGFSECG, encoded by the coding sequence ATGCCCTTCTCCGCGACGCCCCCGGAAGGCCTGGTCACGTTGTCCGCGAACGCGCGCACCGTTCTGGAAAAGCGCTACCTCGTCAAGGACAAGGCCGGCAAGCCGGTGGAAAAGCCGGAGGACATGTTCTGGCGTGTCGCCACGGTCGTGGCCGAGGCCGACCGTCGCTACGGCGCCTCGGATGGCGCGGTGCAGGCCATCGCCGAGGAATTCTACTTCCTCATGACGCAGCGTCGGTTCGAGCCCAACTCGCCCACGCTCATGAATGCCGGCCGTCCCCTCGGGCAGCTCTCGGCCTGCTTCGTGCTGCCGGTCGATGATGCGCTCAGCAACGGACAGAGCGGCATCTACGACACGCTGCGCAGCATGGCGCTCATCCATCAGAGCGGCGGTGGGACGGGCTTCTCGTTCTCGCGGCTGCGTTCGCGCGGCAGCATGGTGCGCTCGACCACTGGCGTGGCGTCGGGCCCCGTGTCGTTCATGCAGCTCTACGATGCGAGCACGGACGCGGTGAAGCAGGGCGGTACGCGGCGTGGCGCGAACATGGGCATCCTGCGCGTCGATCATCCCGACGTGATGGAATTCATCACGTGCAAGGAAGACCTGACCAAGATCACCAACTTCAACATCTCGGTCGGCATCACCACGAAGTTCATGGAGGCCGTGAAGGCCGACACGGACTACGATCTCGTCGATCCCGTCTCGCAGAAGGTCACCGGCCAGCTCCGGGCGCGCGACGTATGGGACAAGATGATCCTCGGCGCGTGGCGCACCGGCGAGCCCGGCGTGTTCTTCATCGACGAAGCCAACCGCTACAACCCGGTGCCGCACCTCGGCAGCTACGAAGCCACCAACCCGTGTGGTGAACAGCCGCTGCTGCCGTACGACGTGTGCAACCTCGGTTCCATCAACGTCGGTCACTACGTCAGCAATGGCGTGGTGGACTGGGAAGCGATGCGCCGCGACATCGCGCTCAGCACGCACTTCCTCGACAACATCATCGACGTCAACAAGTACCCGCTCCCCGAGATCGACGCGCTCTCCAAGCGCATCCGTCGTATCGGCCTGGGTGTGATGGGTTTTGCCGACATGCTCGTGCGGCTCGGTATTCCGTACGACAGCCCGGAAGGCGTGGAGATGGGCCGCAAGGTCATGGAGTTCCTCGACGTCGAAGGCAAGAAGGAGAGCGAGCGTCTGGCGCGTGAGCGTGGTGCGTTCCCCGAGTGGGCGCAGTCCATCTGGGGCCCTGACGAAACGTGTGCGCGTGACGCCAACGGCCAGCGCATCCGTCCCATGCAGTTGCTGCGCAATTGCAACGTCACCACCGTGGCGCCCACCGGCACCATCTCCATCATCGCCGGTTGCTCGTCGGGTCTCGAGCCGCTCTTTGCCGTGGCCTTCATGCGCAATCAGGCCGGCGTGATGATGCCCGATGTGAACGAAGACTTCGTGGCCATTGCCAAGGCCGAAGGCTGGTACAGCGACGAGCTCATGGAGCGCATCGCGAAGACCGGCAGCGTGCAGCATGCCGAGGTGCCGGCCAAGTGGCAGGCGGTGTTCAACACGGCGAACAACATCTCGCCCGAGTACCACATCCGCATGCAGGCCGCGTATCAGCAGCACTGCGACTCGGCCATCTCCAAGACCACCAATTTCGGATTTGCCGCCACGGTGGACGACGTGCGCGCCATCTACGAGATGGCGTACGACATGAAGTGCAAGGGCGTGACGGTGTACCGTGACGGCTCGCGTGACAACCAGGTGCTCAGCACCGGCGCCACGCAGGATGCCGCGGCCAAGCGGGAAGACGCCAAGGCCGCGGTGAGCGGTGAAGCGCCCAAGGCCGATGCGAAAGCGGAGGTTGCGCTCAAGCGTGAGATCGGCGAGTTGCAGGGCACCATTGCCGAACTGCAGAACGAACTCGATCGCACGCGCAAGCAGCTGTTCAGCGCGGAAGCCGAGAACGCCAGCCGTCGTGGCAAGCGCGCGCGTCCCGACGTCATGCGCGGCACCACCATCCGCAAGGAAACCCCGCTCGGCACGATGTTCGTGAACATCACCGAAGACGAGAAGGGGCAACCGTTCGAAGTGTTCCTCAGCCTCGGCAAGGCCGGCGGCAGCGCCATGGCCGACGCCGAAGCCATCGGCCGGTTGGTGTCACTCGCGCTGCGTTCCGGTATCTCCGTGCAGGAGATCCACCGTCAGTTGCGTGGCATCTCGAGCGACCGGGCCGTGGGCCTCGGCCCCAACAAGGTGCTTTCTATGCCCGACGCCATCGGCATCGCGCTGGAGACGTGGCTGCGCGAGAAGCAGGGTGTGCAGCAGGACCTGCTGAACGGTGGCGCCGCATCGGTGGTTTCGGGCCCGGTGAATTCGTTGCAGCCGCCGGTGCCCACGCCGGCCGCTGGTGTGCCCATCACGCGTCCGCCGCATGCGGCCGAGCAGGTGCAGCCGCAGATCGAGTTCGGCGGCGTGGGTGGTGAAGTGTTCATGGGCACGTGCCCGGACTGCGGCAGCCAGCTCGAGTTTGCCGAAGGTTGCGTGAAGTGCCACGTGTGCGGGTTCAGTGAGTGTGGGTGA
- a CDS encoding gamma carbonic anhydrase family protein, translating into MATPFIHETAVVLGDVRLAEDTSVWPTAVIRGDVEQITIGARSNVQDGAVIHADPGKPTIVGEDCVIGHRAVVHGTILEDRVLVGMGAVLLNGVRVGTGSIIAAGAVLTEGTQVPPGSLVVGIPGKVVRTLDVSQQQRIPENAARYVELAQHHLAGRVPRVKSE; encoded by the coding sequence ATGGCGACCCCTTTCATTCACGAGACGGCCGTCGTGCTGGGCGATGTGCGCCTGGCCGAGGATACGAGTGTGTGGCCCACGGCGGTGATCCGGGGTGACGTGGAGCAGATCACGATCGGTGCACGCAGCAACGTGCAGGATGGCGCGGTGATTCATGCCGATCCCGGCAAGCCGACCATCGTGGGCGAGGACTGTGTGATCGGACATCGCGCGGTGGTGCACGGCACGATCCTGGAAGACCGCGTGCTGGTGGGGATGGGCGCGGTGCTGCTCAACGGCGTTCGGGTGGGCACGGGGAGCATCATTGCCGCCGGCGCGGTGCTGACCGAAGGCACGCAGGTCCCGCCGGGATCGCTGGTGGTGGGGATACCGGGGAAAGTGGTGCGTACGCTCGACGTGTCGCAGCAGCAACGGATTCCCGAAAACGCGGCCCGGTATGTGGAATTGGCGCAGCACCATCTTGCCGGACGTGTGCCGCGGGTGAAGAGCGAATGA
- a CDS encoding N-acetylmuramoyl-L-alanine amidase: MAPALLVTLLTTACGGPQPAPVAASPVPARAPAVAAMAAPTASAVVAGLPPVPIVRDAPLAIAVRYPSDNQVLTSRDSNFVLGAIGSGDAALTVNGVSVPVAPNGAFLAWLPMPSAAMARYDLVAVRGVDTVRKTVRVRLPVRTPLPATGRLRVDSASLTPARGWWMRADDVVRVSIRAPRNARVTVMGRDRVRRPLVTGAGTVVATDSEAGDAAAVFATDLAVSLLADSARPARLFVTRGEGRDRDSVMLTIPFVRALPASARLLGALRSTNTVGSDTDRVVNARTIVGGTYKWLLLPGTVLQVTGRQQGFTRVQLDNTLDVWVDSNDLVLLPEGTALPRRVTGGLRVTPAAEWADLSIGMSERPAHLVEAAGHTITLTLYGVQANPEISPIFGNDTLIRRIGWEQVTNDRVRVTLTLSQPAYGWLALWDDERRAFVLRVRRPPVIDRNNPLRGITIAVDPGHPPVGATGPTGLYEGDAVFPVGMKLVDMLKARGANAFSTRNSLAAVGLTERGVISRRANAHLFISIHLNALPDGVNPFTNNGTSTLFFHNASEPLARFAQEELMRRFGLRDLGVHYQNLAVARPTWYPSALAEGLFLMLPEQEAAMRDEGFQQKYAEALLVGVERYLRWLGEGGR, translated from the coding sequence ATGGCCCCGGCCCTGCTGGTCACCCTGCTGACCACGGCCTGTGGTGGTCCGCAGCCTGCGCCCGTTGCGGCGTCTCCCGTCCCGGCGCGAGCACCGGCCGTCGCCGCGATGGCCGCCCCGACTGCCTCGGCCGTGGTGGCCGGGCTGCCACCGGTACCGATCGTACGCGATGCCCCGCTGGCCATCGCCGTGCGCTACCCCTCGGACAATCAGGTCCTCACCAGTCGCGATTCCAACTTCGTGCTCGGCGCGATCGGATCGGGGGACGCCGCGCTCACGGTGAACGGCGTGTCGGTGCCCGTCGCACCCAACGGGGCGTTCCTGGCCTGGCTGCCCATGCCGTCGGCTGCGATGGCCCGGTACGATCTCGTGGCCGTGCGTGGCGTGGACACCGTGCGCAAGACGGTGCGGGTGCGCCTGCCGGTGCGCACCCCGCTGCCGGCCACCGGGCGTCTGCGCGTGGACAGCGCCTCGCTCACGCCGGCGCGTGGATGGTGGATGCGCGCCGACGATGTCGTGCGCGTGAGCATTCGTGCGCCGCGCAATGCCCGCGTCACGGTCATGGGGCGCGACCGGGTTCGTCGGCCGCTCGTGACGGGAGCCGGAACGGTTGTGGCGACAGACTCCGAAGCGGGTGATGCGGCCGCGGTGTTCGCCACCGACCTCGCGGTGTCGTTGCTCGCCGACAGTGCGCGGCCCGCCAGGTTGTTCGTCACGCGTGGCGAAGGACGCGATCGGGACAGCGTCATGCTCACCATTCCGTTCGTGCGGGCGCTGCCGGCGTCCGCCCGTTTGCTCGGCGCATTGCGCAGCACGAACACCGTGGGCAGCGACACCGATCGCGTGGTGAACGCGCGCACGATCGTGGGTGGCACCTACAAGTGGCTGCTGCTGCCGGGCACGGTGCTGCAGGTGACCGGTCGACAGCAGGGATTCACGCGTGTGCAGCTCGACAACACGCTCGATGTCTGGGTCGACTCCAACGATCTCGTGTTGTTGCCCGAAGGCACCGCGTTGCCGCGTCGGGTCACGGGCGGACTGCGGGTGACGCCCGCCGCCGAATGGGCGGATCTGTCCATCGGCATGAGCGAACGGCCCGCGCATCTCGTGGAGGCCGCGGGACACACCATCACGCTCACGTTGTATGGCGTGCAGGCCAATCCCGAGATCTCACCCATCTTCGGCAACGACACGCTCATCCGGCGCATTGGGTGGGAGCAGGTGACGAATGACCGGGTGCGGGTCACGCTCACCCTGTCGCAACCCGCCTATGGCTGGCTCGCGTTGTGGGACGACGAACGTCGGGCGTTCGTGCTGCGTGTGCGGCGTCCCCCGGTCATCGATCGCAACAACCCGCTCCGCGGCATCACCATCGCCGTCGATCCCGGTCATCCGCCGGTGGGTGCCACCGGTCCGACGGGGCTCTACGAAGGCGACGCGGTTTTTCCGGTGGGCATGAAACTCGTGGACATGCTGAAAGCGCGTGGGGCGAACGCGTTCAGTACACGAAACAGCCTCGCCGCCGTGGGGCTCACCGAGCGTGGCGTGATATCCCGGCGGGCCAACGCGCACCTGTTCATTTCCATTCATCTCAACGCGTTGCCCGATGGCGTGAATCCGTTCACGAACAACGGCACGAGCACGCTGTTCTTCCACAATGCGAGCGAACCGCTGGCGCGTTTTGCGCAGGAAGAACTCATGCGACGTTTCGGACTGCGCGACCTCGGCGTGCACTATCAGAATCTTGCCGTGGCCAGACCGACCTGGTATCCGAGCGCCCTCGCGGAAGGACTCTTTCTCATGCTGCCCGAGCAGGAGGCGGCCATGCGGGACGAAGGCTTCCAGCAGAAGTACGCCGAGGCGCTGCTGGTGGGCGTCGAACGCTACCTGCGCTGGCTGGGCGAGGGAGGCCGGTGA
- a CDS encoding PP2C family serine/threonine-protein phosphatase: MTVPASNSESLPSPDDRRVIARVFALSDVGRSREHNEDTYLVADLEAGAPLDFSIGYHEITADAHGLLFLVADGMGGAASGELASSMAGSLVLEAMRGLWTPARPSVEHFTESLRDATIGANSRIHQHARENPEHRGMGTTATIAGLLGDQVYVVQVGDSRAYLVRDGQARQLTKDQSLMQRLVEAGELTPEEAEVSDRRNIILQALGPEAHVTVDLTHQQLRRGDVLVLCSDGLSGLVRAEEIAAAAHDEPDVRVICKTLVDRANQRGGPDNITVVVARFDGDGLESLVPHDHFGYNAFPLAGTLNDHTREMPTPAAAPPAIKSDPTPRFGTPTPVLPVTEEAARPTTPSSSAPGLVGGVQPALEDRKRAVQPIYAMLAVVAVVALAWTAWQLLGG; encoded by the coding sequence GTGACCGTTCCCGCTTCGAACTCCGAGTCCCTGCCATCGCCCGATGACCGTCGGGTGATTGCCCGTGTGTTCGCGCTCTCCGACGTGGGGCGCTCGCGGGAACACAATGAGGACACCTATCTCGTCGCCGACCTCGAGGCCGGCGCGCCGCTGGATTTCTCCATCGGGTACCACGAGATCACCGCCGATGCACATGGGCTGCTGTTTCTCGTGGCCGACGGCATGGGCGGCGCGGCGTCCGGCGAACTCGCGAGCAGCATGGCGGGTTCCCTGGTGCTCGAGGCCATGCGCGGCCTGTGGACTCCGGCGCGCCCTTCGGTCGAGCATTTCACGGAATCGCTGCGCGATGCCACCATCGGGGCCAACAGTCGCATCCATCAGCATGCCCGCGAGAATCCGGAACATCGCGGCATGGGGACGACGGCCACCATTGCCGGACTGCTCGGCGATCAGGTCTACGTGGTGCAGGTGGGGGACAGCCGCGCCTATCTCGTGCGCGACGGCCAGGCCCGCCAGCTCACCAAGGATCAGTCGCTCATGCAGCGTCTGGTCGAGGCGGGGGAACTGACGCCCGAAGAAGCGGAAGTCAGCGATCGCCGGAACATCATCCTCCAGGCCCTCGGCCCCGAGGCCCATGTCACGGTCGATCTCACGCACCAGCAGCTACGCCGCGGCGATGTGCTGGTGTTGTGCAGCGATGGCCTCTCGGGATTGGTGCGTGCCGAGGAGATTGCGGCCGCCGCGCATGACGAGCCTGATGTGCGCGTCATCTGCAAGACGCTGGTGGACCGGGCGAATCAGCGTGGCGGTCCGGACAACATCACGGTGGTCGTGGCACGCTTCGATGGTGACGGACTCGAATCCCTGGTGCCGCACGACCACTTCGGCTACAACGCGTTTCCTCTGGCGGGAACGCTCAATGACCACACGCGGGAAATGCCGACACCGGCTGCGGCGCCGCCGGCCATCAAGAGCGATCCCACCCCGCGCTTCGGGACACCGACGCCCGTACTCCCGGTGACCGAAGAAGCCGCGCGCCCCACGACGCCGTCGTCTTCGGCTCCCGGACTGGTGGGAGGTGTGCAGCCCGCGCTGGAAGACCGGAAACGTGCCGTGCAGCCGATCTATGCGATGCTGGCGGTGGTTGCGGTGGTCGCGCTGGCCTGGACGGCGTGGCAGCTGCTCGGCGGCTGA
- a CDS encoding glycoside hydrolase family 3 N-terminal domain-containing protein, with protein MSEQSRRDLAQLLLPVIRWTPDRGFADARPLIEQALALGVGGFQLVGGEQDGVRALAKELQLKSRHPLLIAAELERGAGQQFAGATGLPPLAAITALGDIESLRRAARLTAREARTMGVNWNLAPVCDLDMLTENPLIGTRALGNDARKVGQLVTAWIEACQAEGVLACAKHFPGIARLTTDPHRELPTVDTPADQLKELDLHPFRAAIGGGVASVMTAHVAYPALDSSREPATLSREMLQWLLRQQLKFDNLLVSDALTLPALTATRTPAEAAVLALRAGCDVLLDPGDIVTALDALEKALDDGTLDPERVRHSVRRRLKWAQWASPPNDWRRPSGADTAWGALLADKVLRFEHGPIPPMGGVTEMAIVDDDDDVHGRRADRTGIVDAMRLAGNDARIVSTPTPASGGPFVIALFADYLPGKGRHTLRDDTIAAVKTLIEQAEALQRSVVLVGLGDPRWVTQLGMTHPTILAWSGDRVMQQAAGRGLLKGKR; from the coding sequence ATGAGCGAACAGTCGCGCCGCGACCTCGCACAACTGTTGTTGCCGGTCATTCGCTGGACCCCCGATCGGGGATTCGCCGACGCCCGTCCGCTCATCGAGCAGGCGCTCGCTCTCGGTGTCGGCGGTTTTCAACTCGTGGGCGGTGAGCAGGACGGCGTGCGTGCGCTGGCCAAGGAGTTGCAGCTCAAGTCGCGGCATCCGCTGCTCATTGCGGCGGAGCTGGAACGTGGTGCCGGCCAGCAGTTCGCGGGCGCCACGGGTCTGCCGCCGCTCGCGGCCATCACTGCGCTCGGGGATATCGAATCCCTGCGCCGCGCGGCACGACTCACCGCGCGCGAAGCCCGCACGATGGGGGTGAACTGGAATCTCGCGCCCGTGTGCGATCTCGACATGCTGACGGAGAATCCGCTCATCGGCACGCGTGCGCTGGGCAACGATGCACGCAAGGTCGGACAGCTCGTCACCGCGTGGATCGAAGCCTGTCAGGCGGAAGGCGTGCTGGCGTGTGCGAAACATTTTCCCGGCATCGCCCGGCTCACCACCGATCCACATCGTGAACTGCCAACCGTGGATACGCCGGCCGATCAGCTCAAGGAGCTCGATCTGCATCCGTTCCGGGCCGCCATCGGCGGCGGTGTGGCCAGTGTGATGACGGCGCACGTGGCCTATCCCGCGCTCGACTCCAGTCGTGAACCGGCCACGCTGTCACGCGAGATGCTGCAGTGGCTGCTGCGTCAGCAGCTCAAGTTCGACAATCTGCTCGTCTCCGATGCGCTCACGTTGCCGGCGCTCACGGCCACGCGCACCCCCGCCGAGGCGGCGGTGCTGGCGCTCCGGGCCGGATGTGATGTGCTGCTCGATCCGGGGGACATCGTGACCGCGCTGGACGCCCTCGAGAAGGCGCTGGACGACGGCACACTCGATCCGGAGCGTGTGCGGCATTCAGTGCGCCGACGTCTCAAGTGGGCGCAGTGGGCCTCGCCGCCGAACGATTGGCGTCGACCGAGTGGCGCCGACACCGCGTGGGGCGCATTGCTGGCCGACAAGGTGTTGCGCTTCGAACACGGTCCCATTCCGCCCATGGGCGGGGTGACCGAAATGGCCATCGTCGATGACGACGACGATGTGCATGGTCGTCGCGCCGATCGCACCGGTATCGTGGACGCGATGCGACTGGCCGGGAACGATGCCCGCATCGTGAGCACGCCCACGCCGGCAAGCGGCGGTCCGTTCGTGATCGCGCTGTTTGCCGACTATCTGCCCGGCAAGGGACGCCACACCCTGCGCGACGATACGATCGCCGCCGTGAAAACACTCATCGAGCAGGCCGAGGCTCTGCAGCGCAGCGTCGTCCTGGTGGGGCTTGGCGATCCGCGCTGGGTCACGCAACTCGGCATGACTCATCCCACCATTCTCGCCTGGAGCGGAGACCGTGTAATGCAGCAGGCGGCGGGGCGGGGGTTGCTGAAGGGGAAGCGGTAG
- a CDS encoding anhydro-N-acetylmuramic acid kinase: MTPHAPDNGAILVGLMSGTSLDGISAAVVRFHDADGRVHAELLHHAQHPYDATARERLLAAMHGGSARDYCRLAVDLGNWLGDAASAAMQGAGVRAADVGAIASHGQTLWHEPGHSTWQIGDAARIAERTGCAVIDNFRTRDMAVGGQGAPLVPMADLLLFSHPTAWRALQNIGGIGNVTIVPPVGSTDTIALDDARVRAFDTGPGVVIIDGVTQRLFGQPYDRDGAIAGTGRILEQILRELLDLPYLHEPPPKSTGRELFTPAFIDEFVARCTAAGGTPADVVATACAFTAATIGAQYTSWIPEAPQDVVLSGGGAKNPFLVRCIEGAFMWHGERFGRPVPTVRLFDDLFFDAEAKEAVAFALLGYLHLTGRAGNVPAATGARAPRVLGALTPAAPGLMS, encoded by the coding sequence GTGACGCCGCACGCGCCGGACAACGGCGCGATTCTCGTCGGACTCATGTCGGGCACCTCGCTCGACGGGATCAGTGCGGCCGTCGTGCGTTTCCACGATGCCGATGGTCGGGTGCACGCCGAGCTGCTGCATCATGCCCAACACCCGTACGACGCGACGGCACGCGAACGGTTGCTCGCGGCCATGCACGGCGGCTCCGCGCGCGACTATTGCCGGTTGGCGGTCGATCTGGGAAACTGGCTCGGTGATGCCGCGTCTGCCGCGATGCAGGGCGCTGGAGTGCGTGCCGCCGACGTCGGCGCCATCGCATCGCATGGACAGACGTTGTGGCACGAACCCGGACACAGCACCTGGCAGATCGGCGATGCCGCGCGCATCGCGGAACGCACGGGCTGTGCGGTGATCGACAATTTCCGCACGCGCGACATGGCCGTGGGCGGGCAGGGCGCGCCGTTGGTGCCGATGGCCGATCTGCTGCTCTTCTCGCATCCCACCGCGTGGCGTGCCCTGCAGAACATCGGCGGGATCGGCAACGTGACCATCGTGCCGCCCGTTGGCAGCACCGACACGATCGCGCTCGACGACGCCCGGGTGCGGGCGTTCGATACGGGTCCCGGTGTGGTGATCATCGATGGGGTGACACAACGGCTCTTCGGACAACCGTACGATCGTGATGGCGCCATCGCGGGCACGGGACGCATTCTCGAACAGATTCTGCGGGAACTGCTCGACCTGCCCTATCTCCACGAGCCGCCGCCCAAGAGCACCGGCCGGGAATTGTTCACGCCCGCGTTCATCGACGAATTCGTGGCGCGATGCACGGCGGCCGGTGGCACACCGGCCGATGTCGTGGCAACGGCGTGTGCCTTCACCGCGGCCACCATCGGCGCGCAGTACACCAGCTGGATTCCCGAGGCGCCGCAGGATGTGGTGCTGTCGGGTGGCGGTGCGAAGAATCCCTTCCTGGTACGTTGTATCGAAGGCGCTTTCATGTGGCACGGCGAACGCTTCGGGCGGCCGGTACCCACGGTGCGTCTCTTCGACGATCTCTTTTTCGATGCCGAGGCCAAAGAGGCGGTGGCTTTCGCCCTGCTCGGCTATCTCCATCTCACGGGTCGCGCCGGCAATGTGCCGGCCGCGACCGGAGCGCGTGCACCGCGCGTGCTTGGTGCACTCACTCCTGCAGCCCCGGGGTTGATGTCATGA
- the murQ gene encoding N-acetylmuramic acid 6-phosphate etherase encodes MNTPTLDPRVTERRNPRTVDIDLASPLAIVDLINAEDRLVAEAVASQREAIAATITHIERAFRAGRRLFYIGAGTSGRLGVLDASECPPTFGTDPDMVIGLIAGGDRALRTPIEGAEDDPAGGAAEMDAHEIADGDVVVGIAASGTTPYVRGALVRARERGAITALIACSEPPPAMRDAADVCILPIVGPEVLTGSTRLKAGTATKLVCNMLTTGAMIRIGKSYGNLMVDLRATNAKLQDRSERIVIEVTGLPREEARALLVAADGRVKRALVMHALGVDAATADARLAEKGGVIRRVVPNAPPPVSERAS; translated from the coding sequence GTGAACACCCCCACGCTCGATCCCCGCGTCACGGAACGGCGCAATCCCCGCACGGTCGACATCGACCTCGCTTCGCCGCTCGCGATCGTCGATCTGATCAATGCCGAGGATCGTCTGGTGGCGGAGGCGGTTGCTTCTCAACGGGAAGCCATTGCCGCGACCATCACCCACATCGAACGCGCCTTCCGCGCCGGCCGCCGTCTGTTCTACATCGGTGCCGGCACGTCGGGACGCCTCGGCGTGCTCGACGCGAGCGAATGTCCGCCCACGTTCGGCACCGATCCCGACATGGTGATCGGCCTCATCGCCGGCGGTGACCGGGCGCTGCGTACGCCCATCGAAGGCGCCGAGGACGATCCGGCGGGCGGTGCCGCGGAGATGGACGCCCACGAGATCGCGGACGGGGATGTCGTCGTGGGCATCGCGGCCTCCGGTACCACACCGTACGTGCGCGGCGCGCTGGTGCGTGCGCGGGAGCGAGGAGCGATCACTGCACTCATCGCCTGCTCCGAACCGCCGCCGGCCATGCGGGACGCGGCCGATGTGTGTATCCTGCCCATCGTCGGTCCCGAGGTGCTCACCGGGTCCACGCGTCTCAAAGCCGGCACGGCCACCAAGCTGGTGTGCAACATGCTCACCACCGGCGCGATGATCCGTATCGGCAAGAGTTATGGCAACCTCATGGTCGATCTGCGGGCCACCAACGCGAAGCTGCAGGATCGCTCCGAGCGCATCGTCATCGAGGTCACCGGTCTCCCGCGTGAAGAAGCCCGCGCACTGCTCGTGGCCGCCGATGGACGGGTGAAGCGTGCGCTCGTGATGCATGCGCTGGGCGTGGATGCGGCCACGGCCGATGCCCGGCTCGCCGAGAAGGGGGGGGTGATCCGCCGCGTGGTGCCGAACGCACCGCCGCCGGTGAGCGAGCGCGCATCGTGA